AAAGCACTTGCTGAAATTGGCTTTAGAATAGAAACACCAAGCGCTACAAGAAACATAAACCCAAGATTTTCAAATTATGCTGTATTTACAAAAATTGTCTCGTTTTTTATCGCACTGCTCTCGCCAATATGCACGCTTCTGTTTTTAGGTTTCAATATAAAATTCTCAGAAAAATACTCAATTCTAAAAACTGTTGGTGTTTTTGTTGTGTTATCGCTTTTTGCAGTCCTATCAGGCACAGCGATTGCCGGGCTTTTAGCAACAAAAAACTTTATGCTCGGAGTTGAATTATTCAGGGGTATAAAAGTAGTATCGTTATTGCCGATACTAATCCTCATTTATTTATTATACAAAACCGAATTGAAAAGTTTTCTGAAAAAACCTGTATTGTTCGGCGAAATTATTTTTTTAGGTGTGTTATTATTTGTTGTTGGCTTTTATATTCTGCGAACCGGTAATTACGGCACAACCACTTATCTGGAAGATAATTTCAGAATGATTTTAGAAAAGATATTTTTTGTCAGACCACGACTGAAAGAGTTTTTAATCGGACATCCGTTTATGATTTTAGCAATTTATCTGAGATACAAGAAAAACAATCCTCCACCTCCTCCCCCTTTTTTATGGAAACCGTTTTTTATCGTCGGTATTATCGGCCAGATATCAATAATAAATACATTCTGCCATATTCATAGCCCGTTTTTGGTTTCACTATTAAGAACTTTTAACGGTATCTGTCTTGGCATACTTCTTGGAATAATTTTAATTTATCTCTCACAAACAAAAAAAAATACTTGACAGAATGTACATTTTGTGTTATACTATTTTTTGAGAAATGGAGGTGGGTATGGCATTACCGAAGGATTTTGAAATAGTAGCGCTAGAAGCACGGCTCACAAGCACCGTTTATGGTAAATACGGCAAGAAAAACGATAAACTTGAGGATTTCGGGTTAAAATCGTGGAAAAGCGGTGGCAGAAAAGGTCCGCGTAAAACCGCTTAAAAAATGGTTGGCTTCTAATCGGTAGAGGTAGGTTTCTACCAGGCAGAAATAGGTTTCTACCGGACAGTGGTAGGTTTCTACCAGGCAGTGGTAGGTTTCTACCAGGCAGTGGTAGGTTCCTACCAGGCAGTGGTAGGTTTCTACCAGGCAGTGGTAGGTTTCTACCAGGCAGTGGTAGGTTCCTACCAGGCAGTGGTAGGTTTCTACCAGGCAATGGTAGGTTCCTACCAGGCAGTAGACTGTAGACGGCAATTAATTGCCGTCTACTAAGGGGGCAAAATGGCTAAATTTTACAGGTTTATTGATGAGCAAGGTAATCGGCAATTAATTGCC
This genomic stretch from Elusimicrobiota bacterium harbors:
- a CDS encoding DUF5693 family protein translates to MFKKILVIYSVCILFFLCVCIIPLKNRIVSEINNSVALAIEYDDVSDFFGIEKLADFKTAGINTVVISDEKAKDFFAETDELKYKKLPPEKYLGCSPEKISTVSKLGLNIVLSVQGNISLIPTKIPNVTAVILSDDFYGELSPDFNYTFGIVEFTKQKEVKKILQESDAGFRIFKLRWEQDYKKNIDRIKRAVLERNVRIIILDLSQSTLENTVEYINQSKKALAEIGFRIETPSATRNINPRFSNYAVFTKIVSFFIALLSPICTLLFLGFNIKFSEKYSILKTVGVFVVLSLFAVLSGTAIAGLLATKNFMLGVELFRGIKVVSLLPILILIYLLYKTELKSFLKKPVLFGEIIFLGVLLFVVGFYILRTGNYGTTTYLEDNFRMILEKIFFVRPRLKEFLIGHPFMILAIYLRYKKNNPPPPPPFLWKPFFIVGIIGQISIINTFCHIHSPFLVSLLRTFNGICLGILLGIILIYLSQTKKNT